The following coding sequences are from one Cygnus olor isolate bCygOlo1 chromosome 2, bCygOlo1.pri.v2, whole genome shotgun sequence window:
- the LOC121065057 gene encoding feather keratin 2-like: protein MSCYDICRPCGPTPLANSCNEPCVRQCEDSHVAIQPPTVVVTLPGPILSSFPENTAVGSSASAAVGSNLSSQGVPISFGGFGGFGLGGLGCFSGGRACYPC, encoded by the coding sequence ATGTCCTGCTACGACATCTGCCGCCCCTGCGGACCCACCCCGCTGGCTAACAGCTGCAACGAGCCCTGTGTCAGGCAGTGCGAGGACTCCCACGTCGCCATCCAGCCTCCCACCGTGGTGGTCACACTGCCAGgacccatcctcagctccttccccgaGAACACCGCCGTTGGATCCTCTGCATCAGCTGCCGTGGGCAGCAACCTCAGCTCCCAGGGAGTGCCCATCTCCTTCGGTGGCTTTGGAGGCTTTGGCCTTGGAGGCCTGGGCTGCTTCTCTGGCGGAAGAGCCTGCTACCCCTGCTAA